The genomic window AAATGAACCTGAAAAGTATTAACTATGGAGTGATCAGTCGCCAACCATCTGCATCAACAGCAACAGGCTATAATAAAGTGCATGTGCAGGAGCAGGCAGAGATCGTGGAAACAGCTTTTTCTATTTGAAACGAAAACTTATAATTTAGGAGTATGATTGATATAAAAGTTCCAACAGTTGGTGAATCCATAAGTGAAGTGACTTTGTTAAAATGGACAAAGAAGGATGGCGATTATGTAGAAAGAGATGAAGTGATAGCTGAACTGGAAAGTGAGAAAGCGACATTTGAAGTAAATGCTGAAAAAGCAGGCATTATAAAATTGGCTGCTATCAGTGAAGGCGATTCAATTAAAATTGGTGATCTGCTTGCATCAATTGACGAATCGGCAGCAAAACCTGCTGCTTCAAATGGTAAACCAGTTGAGGAAAAGTCAGTAGACGCTAGCCAGGAGTCAGGAGCTAAGAAAACTGAATCAAAAAAGGAAACTAAGAAGGAAGAAAAGAAATCAGAGTTTGTTGCAGATGTAAAAGCCTCACCTGTTGCTGCAGCAATGATGGCTGATAAAAAAGTGGATCCGAAGAAAGTTACTCCAAGCGGCCCCGAAGGAAAGATTTTGAAAGACGATGTATTGGCTGCTTTACAAAACCCCGGAAGAAAACCCGGAGCCGCACTCAACAGCCGCAATGAAAAGGCTGAGAAGATGAGTAACCTCCGCAAAACGATTTCACGCCGGTTAGTTGAAGCAAAGAATACAACGGCGATGCTCACTACTTTCAATGAAGTGAACATGCAGCCTATTATGGATATCCGAAATCAATACAAGGAAAAGTTCAAAGAGATCCATGGTGTTGGCCTGGGCTTTATGAGTTTCTTTGCAAAGGCTTGTACCTATGCATTGCAGGAATGGCCTTCAGTAAATGCCTATGTCGACGGTGATAATCTTATTTATCATGATTACTGTGACATATCGATTGCCGTTTCTACACCAAGAGGATTGACTGTGCCGGTGATAAGAAATGCAGAAAGCATGAGTATGGCAGATATAGAAAGAAAAGTTGTAGAGCTGGCAGGCAAAGCAAGAGATGGTAAATTAACAACAGAAGATCTGCAAGGCGGCACGTTTACAATTACCAACGGTGGAGTTTTTGGTTCTTTATTAAGTACACCCATTATTAATATTCCTCAGTCAGCTATTCTCGGAATGCATAAAATAGAGGAGAGGCCGGTAGTAGAGAAGGGGCAGATAGTAATAAAACCGATGATGTATGTAGCATTGAGTTATGATCATAGAGTAATTGACGGAAGAGAAAGTGTAAGTTTTTTGGTGAGAGTAAAAGAATTACTCGAGAATCCACAACTGATGTTGTTTGGTAAAGACCCTGTAAAAACTTTATTGGAATTATAATTTTAGCTCATGAAAAAACAGTTATTATTTTTCTTGTCAATCATTATTTTTCTTGCTTCATGCAAGAAAGAAGTTGATTATGCCCCAGGTGGCGGAGGAGGAGGTGGTGGTACAACTAATCAGAAGCTGGTTCGTATAGGTACACGCAGTGGTGCTGATACTACTACTACTGATTACAATTATAATACAGCAGGCAAACTGATCCGCCAGTATACAGGGGGTAATGTGCAGGGTACGGCTTATTTCTTTGAAACAAAACTCAACCGTAATGGATCAGGTATTATAACAAGTGTAGTACTTAAAAGCGACCAGTTTGCTGCATTGGGTGTTGATAGTATTGTAACAGTTGTTAAATATAATACCGGCACATCAAAATATACAGGAACGATAACAGCGTTAACAATATTTGGATTTGCTTTGAAGGATAGCGCTGTTTTCACTTACGATGGCTCAGGAAAAATTACACAACAAGAATCTTTTTCAGCAGACCCAATTACCGGGATATACCAGAAAGCATCCAAAGATGTTTACACTTACCTGGCCAGTGGTAATGTTGGCAACGAAAAATATTATCAATGGAATGATATTACTTTAAGCTATGATTTATCTGAGGAATATACAGAAGAGTATGATACTAAGGTGAGTCCTTTACAGATGGGTATAGAAGCGATCTTTTTGGGTGACCTAGTTCTTGCTGCAACCAATAATCTCACAAAAAGCATTTATGTGGATGCCACTGACCCGTCTAATAATGAGACTACATCTCTTACTTATACTTATAACACTTCTAATAAACCTGCTAATGCTGTTTCAACTGTTACTCCGGGCGGAGCAGTAACAATAGTAACATATACTTACCAGTAAAAAGAGTTTAGTCAATGAAAAAGCGGTTGCAGGATTGCAACCGCTTTTTGTTTTCTTTGCATTATGAGCAGATATCATTCATATCTCAACAGTGCTATAAGAATTATAGAGCAATACAAAGGAGAGGAGCCATTTGCTTCTTTCCTGAAAAAGCATTTTGCAGCGAATAAAAAATATGGATCAAAAGACAGAAAGCAGATAGCTCATTTGTGTTATTGTTGTTTTCGTTTGGGTAAAACAGCTTCTGGGTTGGTTGCTGAAGAAAGATTTTTAACTGCTTTATTTCTTTGTTCTGATTCATCTAATGAAATACTGACTGCACTAAAACCGGAATGGAATGAAAAGGTTAGTTTACCTGTTGAAGAAAAATGCTCAATACTCAATATTCAATTTTCAGCGTCCGATATATTTCAATGGAATGATGAATTAAGTAGTGCTATTGATCATGAAAAATTTGCCAGATCATTTCTCACACAACCGGATTTATTTTTAAGAATAAGACCCGGGCAAATAGAAATTGTTCTGAAAAAATTGGAAAGTGCAGGGGTGCAATATCAATTTGACGGGAATAATTGTATTAGTTTATCAAATTCAACTAAACTTGAAGATATACTCGGGCTGGATAAAGAAGTTGTGATACAGGATTACAGTTCACAGCAGATTGGTGAGTTTTTAAAATTGATAAAGGATGATTTAATCCCGAAAGCTTTCGGGACACCGTTAAAGGTTTGGGACTGCTGCGCCGCAAGCGGGGGTAAATCTATTCTTGTAAAAGACATATTGGGTGAATTAGATCTAACTGTGAGTGATATACGTGAAAGCATTCTTGCTAACCTTAAAAAAAGATTTAATGAAGCCGGTATAACAAAGTATAGATCCGTTATTGCTGATCTTACTGCATCAAATATCAGGTCTTCAATACTAAGTCTTCAACCTTCTGTAATCATAGCGGATGTGCCCTGTAGTGGAAGCGGTACATGGGCAAGAACCCCTGAGCAATTGACTTTTTTCAAAACAAGTGAAATTGAAAGATACAGTTCGTTGCAAAAGAAAATTATCAGCAATACAATTACTCAACTTATGCCGGGTGGCTATTTTCTATATATCACCTGCTCCGTTTTTAAAAATGAAAATGAAGAGAATGTCGAGTTTATAAAAAAAGAATTCCATCTTGATCTGATAAAGATGGAATTGCTGAAAGGTTATGATAAAAAAGCAGACACGATGTTTGCTGCTTTATTCAGGCGTTCTTTATAGTTTTATCCATTCTTCTGTTGAGATAACTTTCTTATCGTTATATACAGTTATATAATATTTTCCTTTACCGAATTTGAGATAAGGAATTTCAATTGTTGTTTTCCCGCTTCCTTTTGAAGTTTTTAACTGGTGCATCAGTCTTCCTTTTGAATCATGAATTACGATCGTCATTTGCGACACTGCATAAGGTGTTTCTATAACAAGATTGGTAACAGATGAAGATGGATTGGGAAATACAGAAACTTTTTCGCTGTTGGGATTAGCGCCACCTGTTCCGGTTGTTGTGCATGCTGTTGCAAGATTAATACTTGTTGTGTCGATATACTCAAATGCCAATTCTGCTGCGCTGGTATCAATAAATTGTTTGATGCGGTATTCTATTGTGCCTGATGAAACATTCGTCAGGGTATTTATGAATTGATAATTCCTGGTTCCTAATAATATATTTCCTGCAGTAGCAGCCACATCTGCGATTTTTATAAAGGTAGCATCACCCGGAGCCTTTCTTTCAATTTCATAACGCATAGCACTCACATCCTTTGTGCTCCAGTTTAATGTCACATTGCATACATTCAATGTTGATGATGAAGTGGCATAGTCTCGCAATAAAGCACCAAATGCTTTTTTCATATTCGGGATTCCATAACCGATACTATCATTTGGATTTGTAAAACGGCTACCTGCTTCTTTAAGTGCTCTTACGATCCGCATATTATTATACTCTGGAAAACCTTGCCATAAACAAGTTCCTAAACCAGCCATATTCGGACAAGCAAATGATGTTCCATTACCGCTGGCAACTGTATTACTTGTTGTTTGGATTCTTGCACCTACACCAACAGAAGCTACTTCCGGTTTTACCTGCCCATCAGATGAAGGTCCGAGACTGGTAAAATTTCCCGCAACTCCATTGGTGCCTACTGCACCTACTGCTACAACACTATCTGCATCTGAAGGAGTAATGATAAAATGCCATGCTCCATTACCTTCATTACCTGCTGCATTAAAAAAGAGGATTCCTTTTTTTGCAGCAAGATCAGCACCCCTTGCACTAATAGTAGTGTTGCCATTCATATTGGCATAGGTATAATTAAGTGATGGATCATCAAATTCAAAATAACCGAGTGATGCGGAAATTATATCGGCACCTGTACTGTCAGCTCTTTCCATTCCACATACCATATTGTGTTCTTCAATAGGAAATTCGCTGCCGGTATCTTCTGTACGGTATAAATAAAAATTTGCTTTGGGTGCTTTACCCATAAATACACCGGGAATATTGGCACATATAATGGATAAGCATTGCATACCATGCGGATGATCGTCATTCACATTTGTATTGCTACTTACAAAATCCCATGTACCCAAT from Bacteroidota bacterium includes these protein-coding regions:
- a CDS encoding Fmu (Sun) domain-containing protein, with protein sequence MSRYHSYLNSAIRIIEQYKGEEPFASFLKKHFAANKKYGSKDRKQIAHLCYCCFRLGKTASGLVAEERFLTALFLCSDSSNEILTALKPEWNEKVSLPVEEKCSILNIQFSASDIFQWNDELSSAIDHEKFARSFLTQPDLFLRIRPGQIEIVLKKLESAGVQYQFDGNNCISLSNSTKLEDILGLDKEVVIQDYSSQQIGEFLKLIKDDLIPKAFGTPLKVWDCCAASGGKSILVKDILGELDLTVSDIRESILANLKKRFNEAGITKYRSVIADLTASNIRSSILSLQPSVIIADVPCSGSGTWARTPEQLTFFKTSEIERYSSLQKKIISNTITQLMPGGYFLYITCSVFKNENEENVEFIKKEFHLDLIKMELLKGYDKKADTMFAALFRRSL
- a CDS encoding T9SS type A sorting domain-containing protein, which gives rise to MKKTIIALISLLLFAETIEAQPTRFLVKFKHKGGTPFTIANPTAYLSQRAIDRRTRYGIAIDSTDLPVNPSFVAQIAAIPGVTVLNVSKWLNQLSIDTTGVNTAVSTISAMPFVESVSVLAAKHSGGSGRLQPDKFFLEEQLVSSEQSQLRVTQTTADFFNYGAASFNEINLHKGQFLHNIGLRGQGMQIAILDGGFFNYQTLDAMDSIIINNQVLGTWDFVSSNTNVNDDHPHGMQCLSIICANIPGVFMGKAPKANFYLYRTEDTGSEFPIEEHNMVCGMERADSTGADIISASLGYFEFDDPSLNYTYANMNGNTTISARGADLAAKKGILFFNAAGNEGNGAWHFIITPSDADSVVAVGAVGTNGVAGNFTSLGPSSDGQVKPEVASVGVGARIQTTSNTVASGNGTSFACPNMAGLGTCLWQGFPEYNNMRIVRALKEAGSRFTNPNDSIGYGIPNMKKAFGALLRDYATSSSTLNVCNVTLNWSTKDVSAMRYEIERKAPGDATFIKIADVAATAGNILLGTRNYQFINTLTNVSSGTIEYRIKQFIDTSAAELAFEYIDTTSINLATACTTTGTGGANPNSEKVSVFPNPSSSVTNLVIETPYAVSQMTIVIHDSKGRLMHQLKTSKGSGKTTIEIPYLKFGKGKYYITVYNDKKVISTEEWIKL
- the odhB gene encoding 2-oxoglutarate dehydrogenase complex dihydrolipoyllysine-residue succinyltransferase; the protein is MIDIKVPTVGESISEVTLLKWTKKDGDYVERDEVIAELESEKATFEVNAEKAGIIKLAAISEGDSIKIGDLLASIDESAAKPAASNGKPVEEKSVDASQESGAKKTESKKETKKEEKKSEFVADVKASPVAAAMMADKKVDPKKVTPSGPEGKILKDDVLAALQNPGRKPGAALNSRNEKAEKMSNLRKTISRRLVEAKNTTAMLTTFNEVNMQPIMDIRNQYKEKFKEIHGVGLGFMSFFAKACTYALQEWPSVNAYVDGDNLIYHDYCDISIAVSTPRGLTVPVIRNAESMSMADIERKVVELAGKARDGKLTTEDLQGGTFTITNGGVFGSLLSTPIINIPQSAILGMHKIEERPVVEKGQIVIKPMMYVALSYDHRVIDGRESVSFLVRVKELLENPQLMLFGKDPVKTLLEL